Proteins from a single region of Paraburkholderia sp. PGU19:
- a CDS encoding AraC family transcriptional regulator, translated as MQAPSATVPISLVNGFLAAADAQPVVMQRYLEQAGITPELRGAAGARVTEEQFSTLYRTLAIELDDEMPGIFSRPFRSGTLKFLCLSLLDAPNLETALHRFGQFFHIVLDDFHIESRRDDLMAQVEVRPNPAYGSIGPLGQELMLKLAHGVSSWLIGQKIPLLQVDFACPQPPHAFDHRYFFSGPVRFGCNATLMRFSAAFLDMPIRQSKRNLRKFLARSPGEWIFETFSEQRVSHRVRQYLAGELPDLPTIDQTAKNLHCSVRTLCRRLSSEETTFQLLKDELRRDIAIQRLTDTQDTIAVIAGDIGFDDPSAFHRAFRHWTGSTPGTYRRPLQAG; from the coding sequence ATGCAAGCGCCCAGCGCCACCGTCCCCATCTCCCTCGTCAACGGCTTTCTCGCCGCCGCCGACGCGCAGCCCGTCGTCATGCAGCGCTATCTCGAGCAAGCCGGGATCACACCCGAACTGCGCGGCGCAGCCGGCGCGCGGGTGACGGAAGAACAGTTCTCCACGCTCTACCGCACACTCGCGATCGAACTCGACGACGAGATGCCCGGCATCTTCAGTCGCCCGTTTCGCAGCGGCACGCTGAAATTTCTTTGCCTCAGTCTGCTCGACGCACCCAACCTCGAAACCGCGCTGCATCGCTTCGGCCAGTTCTTTCATATCGTGCTCGACGATTTCCACATCGAGTCGCGCCGCGACGACCTGATGGCGCAGGTCGAAGTGCGTCCAAATCCTGCGTATGGCAGCATCGGCCCGCTCGGCCAGGAGCTGATGCTCAAGCTCGCGCACGGTGTGTCTTCATGGCTGATCGGTCAGAAAATCCCGTTGCTGCAGGTCGATTTCGCGTGTCCGCAACCGCCTCATGCGTTCGATCACCGCTACTTCTTCTCCGGCCCCGTGCGTTTCGGCTGCAACGCGACGCTGATGCGTTTCAGCGCGGCGTTTCTCGACATGCCGATCCGCCAGAGCAAACGCAATCTGCGCAAATTTCTCGCCCGTTCGCCTGGCGAGTGGATCTTCGAAACGTTCAGCGAGCAACGGGTCAGCCATCGCGTGCGGCAGTATCTCGCGGGAGAACTGCCGGACCTGCCGACCATCGATCAAACCGCAAAGAACCTGCATTGCTCGGTTCGCACGCTCTGCCGGCGTCTGTCGTCGGAGGAGACGACGTTTCAGTTGCTCAAGGACGAGCTGCGGCGCGATATCGCGATCCAGCGCCTCACGGACACGCAGGACACGATCGCCGTGATCGCCGGCGATATCGGCTTCGACGATCCCAGCGCCTTCCACCGCGCCTTTCGCCACTGGACGGGCAGCACGCCGGGCACGTATCGGCGGCCCCTTCAGGCGGGGTAA